A stretch of the Aspergillus puulaauensis MK2 DNA, chromosome 6, nearly complete sequence genome encodes the following:
- a CDS encoding uncharacterized protein (COG:K;~EggNog:ENOG410PHSZ;~InterPro:IPR036864,IPR007219,IPR001138;~PFAM:PF00172,PF04082;~go_function: GO:0000981 - DNA-binding transcription factor activity, RNA polymerase II-specific [Evidence IEA];~go_function: GO:0003677 - DNA binding [Evidence IEA];~go_function: GO:0008270 - zinc ion binding [Evidence IEA];~go_process: GO:0006351 - transcription, DNA-templated [Evidence IEA];~go_process: GO:0006355 - regulation of transcription, DNA-templated [Evidence IEA]), with the protein MSDPSFLDRPLLKVSRPVAACSRCRTAKIKCDGKLPACSACERAGKTDTCSSSDEFPRGKERSYVGSLEAYCERLERRAAELRQRKEMLTGGEGGVIHESSITSTSSTGSVTHAHRQEVSNIDDLVGDFGYLSVSATSRDFQGITSNTSFANLLLSVSLGEPIPRSSPRPLPPRSEITPIIQHYFDTFFVQLPFFQETSFWASVDTVYQNGAHFAKPFDNWIVRMVLATAYGSMSNASMDSNHRKAIPLIQEALQYAEDVLRPGTLVGIQAIMLLAQYSLVDPAHFKTWYLVGMAARVLVDLGLHQDHHSETVPPEQQDLRRRVFHCVYSLDRATSAAMDKTFSFADDSMNVALPSCARADQSYIFSRSLEPAWNIVKIRRILSGAYEEKYFTAIETSSQTPPSTWVLYSQATEWFNNLTTKNPSQFLHILYRLEFLYATIIILSPSTRHPPPCNYSKLLLFNRCIDYVRQLHQMLENQTSLFMMTSLDLQRVYQISRKFINILSQSADVLVGPVPAIPQVPGDCSSPPILEFEDCLQCHERAIEHLNQVGSLLQYGARKWSLHHLLQDFLQLSTPVRAQLLTPTMSYTSSLPAYIPEGPTVLAPADYQYTNNFNFENSSPENYT; encoded by the exons ATGTCCGATCCCTCATTCTTGGATAGACCACTGCTCAAAGTCAGTCGGCCAGTCGCCGCATGCTCAAGATGTCGAACAGCCAAGATCAAATGCGACGGGAAGCTTCCCGCTTGTTCTGCTTGCGAACGAGCAGGGAAGACAGACACTTGCTCGAGTAGCGACGAGTTTCCCcggggaaaagaaaggagcTATGTTGGTTCCTTGGAGGCTTATTGTGAGCGACTCGAGAGGAGAGCGGCAGAACTCCGCCAGCGGAAAGAAATGCTCACCGGTGGTGAAGGAGGCGTCATCCACGAAAGCTCAATAACTTCCACTTCGTCTACGGGCTCTGTCACTCACGCACATCGCCAGGAGGTATCAAATATAGATGATCTCGTAGGAGACTTTGGCTACCT ATCCGTCAGTGCGACATCAAGAGACTTCCAGGGTATTACATCCAATACTTCCTTCGCCAACCTGCTTCTATCTGTTTCTCTTGGCGAACCGATCCCAAGATCTTCACCTCGGCCGCTACCACCGCGATCCGAGATCACTCCGATCATACAGCATTATTTTGACACTTTCTTTGTTCAGCTGCCCTTCTTTCAAGAAACAAGCTTCTGGGCCTCGGTCGATACTGTTTACCAGAATGGCGCGCACTTTGCAAAACCATTTGACAATTGGATCGTGAGAATGGTGCTAGCTACTGCGTATGGCTCCATGTCTAATGCATCAATGGATAGCAATCACCGGAAGGCCATACCTCTTATCCAAGAAGCATTACAGTATGCTGAAGACGTTCTTCGCCCTGGGACTTTGGTTGGAATCCAGGCAATCATGCTTCTTGCGCAATATTCTCTTGTCGACCCTGCCCATTTTAAGACATGGTACCTTGTTGGTATGGCCGCCAGGGTGCTCGTCGATCTGGGGCTGCACCAAGATCATCATTCGGAAACTGTACCCCCCGAACAGCAAGATCTTCGACGTCGTGTTTTCCATTGCGTTTACTCTCTTGATAG GGCCACGAGTGCCGCTATGGATAAAACTTTCTCTTTTGCTGATGACTCCATGAATGTCGCTCTCCCGTCTTGCGCAAGAGCAGACCAGAGCTATATCTTTTCTCGCAGTTTGGAGCCAGCCTGGAATATCGTCAAAATTAGACGTATACTGTCTGGTGCTTACGAAGAAAAGTACTTTACTGCGATCGAGACCTCTTCCCAGACTCCGCCATCAACCTGGGTACTTTATTCGCAAGCAACTGAATGGTTCAATAACTTAACCACGAAGAACCCATCACAATTTCTCCACATATTATATCGCTTGGAGTTCCTCTACGCAACCATCATTATCCTCTCACCGTCAACCCGTCACCCCCCGCCTTGCAATTATAGCAAACTACTTCTCTTCAACCGCTGCATAGATTATGTCCGGCAACTGCACCAGATGCTGGAAAACCAGACATCATTGTTCATGATGACTTCCCTCGATCTTCAGCGTGTTTATCAAATCAGCCGAAAGTTCATCAACATACTCAGTCAAAGTGCCGACGTCCTAGTGGGCCCAGTCCCGGCTATACCCCAGGTACCTGGCGACTGCTCTAGCCCTCCGATTTTGGAATTTGAAGACTGTCTACAGTGCCACGAGCGCGCCATTGAGCATCTAAACCAAGTAGGTAGCCTCCTTCAATACGGTGCTCGAAAGTGGAGTCTCCACCACCTGCTGCAGGATTTTCTTCAGCTGTCTACGCCCGTCCGCGCCCAATTGTTAACCCCCACTATGAGCTATACTTCGTCTTTACCAGCTTATATTCCTGAAGGACCTACAGTGCTGGCCCCAGCTGATTACcaatatactaataacttcAACTTCGAGAACTCAAGCCCAGAGAATTATACTTAA